One uncultured Alphaproteobacteria bacterium genomic region harbors:
- a CDS encoding conserved exported hypothetical protein (Evidence 4 : Homologs of previously reported genes of unknown function), giving the protein MLKRLVPVAVAMCLALPLGAHAADYPNGPVTIVVPSNAGGSTDATARLFIISAKKFWPDAEFVVRNVGGSGGQKGFEEIADAKPDGQTIGMVFTTQVVAHVVSKRARYTLDSFHVMGNLNDDPEIVVVPQDSAIKTLGDLAKAGKAKSLTVAVNGIGSDDFIAVKKFEENAGVEFNLMPTKGSTEQKAAVLGGHVDASFMNLSQMFAQHKAGQARIVGILTKARSKLLPDVPTGVEQGFPVEMTATRGFVASAKIDPKILARLDDLFLKVQADPEFQAASEKDNQFLLPMTGPEYRKYLVDLQAETQRYYDKSPW; this is encoded by the coding sequence ATGCTGAAACGTCTGGTTCCGGTTGCCGTTGCCATGTGTCTGGCGTTGCCGCTCGGGGCGCACGCCGCCGACTATCCCAACGGACCGGTCACGATCGTCGTGCCGTCGAACGCGGGCGGCTCGACCGACGCCACCGCGCGGCTGTTCATCATCTCGGCGAAGAAGTTCTGGCCCGACGCCGAGTTCGTGGTGCGCAACGTCGGCGGTTCCGGCGGCCAGAAAGGCTTCGAGGAAATCGCCGACGCCAAACCCGATGGCCAGACCATCGGCATGGTGTTCACCACCCAGGTGGTCGCGCACGTCGTCTCCAAACGCGCCCGCTACACCCTCGACAGCTTCCACGTGATGGGCAACCTCAACGACGACCCCGAGATCGTCGTGGTGCCGCAGGACAGCGCGATCAAGACCCTCGGCGATCTCGCCAAGGCGGGCAAGGCCAAGAGCCTGACGGTGGCGGTCAACGGCATCGGCTCCGACGACTTCATCGCGGTGAAGAAATTCGAGGAGAACGCGGGCGTCGAATTCAATCTGATGCCGACCAAGGGGTCGACGGAGCAGAAGGCGGCGGTGCTCGGCGGGCACGTCGACGCGAGCTTCATGAATCTTTCGCAGATGTTCGCGCAGCACAAGGCGGGGCAGGCGCGGATCGTCGGCATTCTCACCAAGGCCCGCAGCAAGCTGCTCCCCGACGTGCCGACCGGCGTCGAACAGGGCTTCCCGGTGGAGATGACCGCCACCCGCGGCTTCGTCGCCTCCGCCAAGATCGACCCCAAGATTCTCGCCCGGCTCGACGACCTGTTCCTCAAGGTCCAGGCCGATCCGGAATTCCAGGCCGCGTCGGAAAAGGACAACCAGTTCCTGCTGCCGATGACCGGCCCGGAATACCGGAAGTATCTGGTTGACCTGCAGGCCGAAACCCAGCGCTACTACGACAAGAGCCCGTGGTAA